From a single Lolium rigidum isolate FL_2022 chromosome 7, APGP_CSIRO_Lrig_0.1, whole genome shotgun sequence genomic region:
- the LOC124671775 gene encoding peroxidase 18-like, whose product MDRSRRRQWAVACAVVLLSALLGVAYSQSPSPALAPKPPATPSRTAVPPATKPAPSPSASPAPKPSTPPTASPVPKPPSPPAPAQAPKPSSPPPAATPVPKPPAQAPKPSSPPPAPTPVPKPVSPPAQAPKPSSPPPSATPVPKPVSPPAAPKPSPAAPAPSQKPAPAPAPKPSPPTATAPPPTQKPSVPPTPPPAPAPTPSLALSPSFYASSCPSVELAVSDVVRSASTLDPTVPGKLLRMVFHDCFVEGCDASVMVQGNGTERTDPANLSLGGFNVINEAKRLLEAVCPATVSCSDILVLAARDAVTFTGGPSVPVSLGRRDSLVSLASNVRRNIIDTGFSVDAMAASFASKGLTLEDLVTLSGGHTIGSAHCGTFRERFRSDANGSMVPVDGTMNTDYANELVRTCVASASATVDCDEGSAATFDNRYFSNLLDGRGLLRTDAVLVQNATTRATVAAFAQSQESFFSSWASSFARLTSLGVKTGSDGEIRRLCSSVNGG is encoded by the exons ATGGATCGGAGTCGGAGGCGGCAATGGGCCGTCGCCTGCGCGGTGGTGCTCTTGTCGGCGCTCCTGGGGGTCGCATACTCGCAGTCGCCGTCTCCGGCGCTGGCGCCCAAGCCGCCAGCTACGCCATCGCGCACTGCGGTGCCACCGGCGACGAAGCCAGCGCCTAGTCCTTCGGCGTCGCCGGCGCCAAAGCCATCGACACCGCCTACGGCGTCGCCTGTTCCAAAGCCTCCGTCTCCGCCTGCGCCTGCACAGGCGCCAAAGCCCTCGTCCCCACCACCCGCGGCGACACCGGTTCCAAAGCCGCCGGCGCAGGCGCCGAAGCCCTCGTCTCCCCCACCTGCGCCGACACCAGTTCCGAAGCCAGTGTCCCCGCCAGCGCAGGCGCCGAAGCCCTCGTCTCCACCACCTTCAGCGACACCAGTTCCGAAGCCAGTGTCTCCGCCGGCGGCGCCAAAGCCGTCGCCTGCAGCGCCGGCGCCATCTCAAAAGCCGGCTCCCGCGCCGGCTCCGAAACCGTCTCCTCCTACGGCGACGGCACCACCACCGACACAAAAACCATCTGTTCCTCCGAccccgccgccggcaccggcgcCGACGCCTTCGCTGGCTCTCTCGCCGAGCTTCTACGCGAGCTCCTGCCCGAGCGTGGAGCTGGCGGTGAGCGACGTCGTCAGGTCGGCATCCACCTTGGACCCCACCGTCCCCGGCAAGCTCCTCAGGATGGtcttccacgactgcttcgtaGAG GGATGCGACGCGTCAGTGATGGTCCAAGGCAACGGCACGGAGAGGACCGATCCCGCGAACCTCTCGCTCGGCGGGTTCAATGTGATCAACGAAGCCAAGAGGCTGCTCGAAGCCGTGTGCCCTGCAACCGTTTCTTGCAGCGACATCCTAGTCCTTGCTGCAAGAGATGCCGTCACATTT ACCGGAGGACCGTCGGTGCCCGTCTCCCTTGGGCGACGTGATAGCCTCGTCTCCCTGGCATCCAACGTCCGAAGAAACATCATCGACACGGGCTTCTCCGTCGACGCCATGGCGGCCAGCTTCGCCTCCAAGGGGCTCACCCTGGAGGACCTTGTCACCCTCTCAG GCGGGCACACGATCGGGTCGGCGCACTGCGGCACGTTCCGGGAGCGGTTCAGGTCGGACGCGAACGGGAGCATGGTGCCGGTGGACGGGACGATGAACACCGACTACGCGAACGAGCTGGTGCGGACGTGCGTGGCGTCGGCGAGCGCGACGGTGGACTGCGACGAGGGGTCGGCGGCGACGTTCGACAACCGGTACTTCAGCAACCTGCTGGACGGGCGCGGGCTGCTGCGCACGGACGCGGTTCTGGTGCAGAATGCGACGACGCGGGCCACGGTGGCGGCGTTCGCGCAGAGCCAGGAGAGCTTCTTCAGCAGCTGGGCGAGCTCGTTCGCCAGGCTCACCAGCCTCGGCGTCAAGACCGGCTCCGACGGCGAGATCCGGCGGCTATGCTCCAGCGTCAACGGCGGCTGA
- the LOC124671776 gene encoding cell division control protein 48 homolog B-like produces the protein MTEETAASTSTMQPQQEKLVRQRWLTSHESTHNTSVSRRAKQHSNSNGYCGGCRSVRRQSSQGSAAPPTRHRPAPRRTTQPNSRGSRTTSRENRIGEVMAAGSRGVDGGSNGDGGEPDGGWRAEDAIAGNRMALQALRELVVYPFLYARESRLLGLKWPRGLLLYGPPGTGKTSLVQAIVRECNAHLTMIEPYSVHKPHAGEGERFLREAFAEAYSQASQGRPAIIFIDELDAICPRRDSKREQGSRIVGQLLTLMDGNKKSSKKLPHVVVVASTNRVDAIDPALRRPGRFDSEIEVSVPTVEERVQILELHTKDLHLHETVDLQTIAGYCNGYVGADLQALCREAARFAYRRLSNSSEDEEMITLLMEDWESARYEAKASMIRGVTKEAPTVSWDDIGGLKDLKKKLQQAVEWPIKHAAAFARLGISPVRGVLLHGPPGCSKTTLAKAAAHAAQASFFSLSGAELYSKYVGEGEALLRRTFQRARLSAPSIIFFDEADAIAPKRTGPDGGSGNATVGERLLSTLLTEMDGLELATGIIVLAATNRPKAIDAALLRPGRFDMVLYVPPPDAQGRHEILRIKTRKMGLGEDVDLGKIAERTELFTGADLEGLCREAGMLALREDITASSIDKAHFEAAVRSLKPSLTKAEVDEYAAAAIHGPSTRKH, from the exons ATGACCGAAGAGACCGCCGCAAGTACCAGCACCATGCAGCCGCAGCAAGAGAAGCTCGTGAGGCAGCGCTGGCTCACGAGTCACGAGAGCACACACAACACGAGTGTATCGCGGCGCGCAAAGCAACACTCCAACTCCAATGGCTACTGCGGCGGCTGCCG CTCCGTCCGCCGCCAGTCGAGCCAGGGTAGCGCTGCTCCGCCGACGAGGCACCGTCCAGCCCCCCGCCGCACCACGCAGCCGAACAGCCGTGGCAGCCGCACTACTTCCAGAGAGAATCGAATAGGCGAGGTGATGGCCGCGGGGAGCAGAggcgtcgacggcggcagcaATGGAGACGGCGGCGAGCCGGACGGAGGTTGGCGGGCGGAGGATGCCATCGCCGGGAACCGCATGGCCCTTCAAGCTCTCCGGGAGCTCGTGGTGTATCCGTTCCTCTACGCCCGCGAGTCCCGCCTGCTCGGGCTCAAG TGGCCCAGAGGATTGCTGCTCTACGGCCCCCCTGGCACGGGAAAG ACAAGCCTTGTCCAAGCCATCGTTCGGGAGTGCAACGCCCACCTGACAATGATCGA GCCGTATTCTGTGCATAAACCTCATGCTGGAGAAGGTGAGAGGTTCCTGCGTGAAGCTTTCGCCGAAGCCTACTCTCAGGCATCGCAGGGCAGGCCAGCCATCATTTTCATCGATGAATTGGATGCTATATGTCCGCGACGTGACAGCAA GAGAGAGCAGGGGTCCCGCATTGTTGGTCAGCTGCTAACTTTGATGGATGGGAACAAGAAGTCGTCGAAGAAGCTTCCTCACGTAGTTGTTGTCGCGTCAACTAACAG GGTGGATGCTATCGATCCAGCATTGAGAAGGCCAGGACGTTTTGATTCAGAGATAGAGGTCTCTGTTCCTACTGTAGAAGAAAGGGTGCAGATTCTTGAG CTTCATACCAAGGATCTACATCTTCATGAAACTGTCGATCTTCAGACTATTGCTGGATACTGCAATGGTTATGTTGGAGCTGATTTACAAGCTCTATGTCGAGAAGCTGCAAGATTTGCTTATCGtagattatcaaactcatctgagGATGAGGAGATGATCACACTACTCATGGAAGATTGGGAGTCTGCTAGATATGAGGCCAAAGCAAGCATGATAAGAGGGGTAACTAAAGAAGCTCCAACTGTTTCATGGGATGATATAGGAGGTTTGAAAGATCTAAAG AAAAAGCTTCAGCAAGCTGTTGAGTGGCCCATCAAGCATGCTGCTGCATTTGCTAGACTAGGGATATCACCAGTTCGTGGTGTGCTTTTGCATGGTCCTCCAGGGTGCTCAAAGACCACCCTTGCCAAGGCTGCAGCACATGCTGCCCaagcttctttcttttctttgag TGGTGCAGAACTATACTCGAAGTATGTTGGAGAAGGTGAAGCTTTGTTGCGAAGAACATTCCAGAGGGCACGTCTGTCTGCTCCAAGCATTATATTTTTTGATGAGGCTGATGCAATTGCCCCTAAAAG AACTGGTCCTGATGGGGGCAGTGGCAATGCCACAGTAGGAGAAAGACTCCTATCAACTTTGTTGACTGAAATGGATGGTTTAGAACTGGCTACG GGCATTATTGTTTTGGCTGCTACTAATCGTCCCAAGGCAATCGATGCAGCGCTTCTCCGCCCAGGGCGTTTTGATATG GTGTTGTATGTTCCGCCACCAGACGCGCAAGGTCGGCATGAGATACTACGCATCAAAACACGCAAGATGGGGTTAGGGGAGGATGTGGACCTTGGGAAGATAGCGGAGCGCACCGAGCTGTTCACCGGTGCTGATCTCGAAGGTTTGTGCAGGGAAGCAGGAATGTTGGCACTGAGGGAAGATATCACTGCAAGTTCGATAGACAAGGCTCATTTTGAGGCTGCAGTAAGGTCGCTAAAGCCATCACTGACAAAAGCAGAAGTTGACGAGTACGCAGCTGCTGCCATACATGGTCCATCAACGAGGAAACATTAG